The Elaeis guineensis isolate ETL-2024a chromosome 5, EG11, whole genome shotgun sequence DNA segment TAttcatatgatacaacctaattGTTTTGAATGGAAATCAAGAAGGGTGAAGGGTCGCATGTGACTTAGTTAACTTCGACGTTGCTAGGTTTTAATAAAAATTGTAAAATAGGCATAAGTTGACTTTAATTTATAGTATGTTTTTAGTAAAATTTAGAATGTTAACTGACAATCAGTAGTTTATAATTAtgctatacatatacatagatacattATATGCTAtttacatgttgatgtgaatgtccCACACGAGCATGCAATAAATCAGAAAAGAGATTTGTGTCTTATGTTCTCTTGTTATCTTTTCATTttcactctctttccaaaaaattataataaaaatttatttggttGGAGAGAGTTGGGCTATAAAATGAGAATAAGAATAAATAACTTTCACTCTAGCTAATCATTTGGTTGGAGAGACATCCATTCCCATTTGGGGAGGAACGGGAATATGCTCCAAGTCCTATTATTCAATTACGGCTCTCCCTTAAATGTTCAAATTTTATTACACCATATTCATTTAAATAAAATAACTTCCCAAAAATACCCATCCATGTAATTAGCTTTTCAAAAATAACCCTCTATTTAATCGATTTTATAATTTCGATTCTAATCATGAGCCGAATACATCATAGAGTATGGTCATTTTGATTTTCATTCTAATCTGTTCCGACGCCAGTCATGAATCATCTCCCTCTTTGCACTTCCTTTAAGCTTCATCATCTATCCTATTAACATCACTTCTACCTCCTTTCGGATTACTTATTGGTTGTTTACTAAAAAGAACAGCTTGGAAGCTTATTGGTATGTCCTTCTTCCCTCGAGTTAACCCTTATAGGAGAAGCAACACTAGTGATGGAATTGTCTTGCACAAAATGGGCATAGGGTTGGCACTTGAAAGGAGAGAGATTACGATTTGCATCCCTTGAGCTACCAATCAAAGTCGGAAAGTCCAATGAGGCTAGGTTGGCTCGTATGTTACCCATTTTGCTAGCTCCAAGATGTGCATGCGCACCTTGAAAGTTGCTTCCAAGCAACAAAATGGACCAggcaaaaaggagaaaaaaaaataattggtttttttaggaagagagagggagagagagaaagaaggataagGCTATGCACATCAGGTGGAGCAAGCGAGTGGTGAGATAAGAGCTGTGAGTAGCAAGACAAGAGCTAACAGTGGCCCGATCATGCCATTCTACTTGTTCAATTATCAGGCAATGCGGTGTCGCACCAtgtcaataaatttatttttttaaataaatataatatagaaGGGGTAGCGTCAGTGCATGATGGTGCTACTTAGATAGTTTCTACCCCAATCTCTTGAATATTTTATAAAAGATGgactaaaattataaaaatatatattacattTTATCAATACCTATATTTTAGGACTGAAATCGAATACGAATTAGATaccagcatatccatatccatatatttttttttgactaatacaaatacggatacagatattattcagatgtaaaaatttatatctatatttgttttaaatggatatgaATACAATTTGGATActaaaagtatggatataattatggatataacttaaataattaaattttatgaccatAGAACCAAAGATATTACTgaatagatgataaattaaattaataacatatttatatagttatatatttttttagaaattaataagtactatataaaattatataaaattatatgttgATTCGAATATTCGGATACAGATTGGATAACTATTTATTCATattcatatctaatttttttttttttttacagatatgaatatgaatattgatcagattcttaaatttttatttatatttaaattaatttagatataaaaataaatttgaatgaaTAATATTCATGCTATTTTCACCTCCTAATATGTTTTATGTATACATTTAAGTCCTGGCTTTGTGCGTTCATTAGGCAAAACCATATCTGTGAGAGCTGATATTGCAAATATGGACATTTGGTTTTTAtagtttcatcattttttttttttttttatggggtgAGAATTATGAAGTCATTAAGTCGGATAAGAAAAATCTAGAACCGAAACTGAGCTCGGTTTATACTACCATCATCGGATTCGGATCTTTCTTGGGTCTGACCCAAGTCCAACCCGTTCACACCCCTTCCCTTTCCCGACCGGCTGATCCGCGCCAGCACCACGCTATAGAAGCCGATTCGGGTCGGATTTGAATCCGAACCCGGCCTGCCACTAGCAGAAGAAGGACCTCTCAGTGGTACACTGGATCACCCCCATAAAAGAAACGGGATCAGCTGCCTCCCACTCACACAATTCACAAAAAACAATCCGTGGCAGGCTAGGGTTTCTGCCGTCTCGGCAGAAAAAAAATCCTCTTCCTCGCTTCTCCGTTGCTTTTTCTGGTACGATTCTCCACCCTTTTTCTTTCATCAGTTTCTTCTGTCACAATCGTTTCATGTTTGGTTTCAGATCGTTTATCGCTGCTTGCTTCGCTTGTCGAGGAATGCGCCATGAATTCTATTGTTTTTCTGGTGAATTTTGTTTGTTTTATCTGTCCATGAGTTCGATTTGCTTGCAAACCCTAGCAAAAAGATTACGTCAGATGATGCCCTTGTGCAGTTATTGTTGCTAAAAGGAAAGATCTGAGTTGATTTTTCTAAAGATCTATTTGAAcaaataagacatgaaacaaagcAGCAATCATAGCCATGAAGATAGGTGACATCTGATAATGATGTTTTTTTAAAGACATAATATGGTTTTTGATTTCAATGGTAACAAGCGTGGTGTTTATTTTTTCCATAAATCCGCACAAAAGAGTGATTTATCTTTTTGGCTTTACTTCGCAAGTTTCTTTTATGGTTACAGAGGATCGTGCAAGGCAGTCTTATTTTATCAAGAAATGCATCTGCTTTCTGAAACTTTGCTATATCATATtgttacttaattaaaaaaacaaAATGTCAGATTAATTTCAGTCTCAGTGCATGACCACAACTGATAGACAAAGAGCATATAAACTTACCTGTGACATCTTATTGCATATGTTGCAGCAGGTGGAGCGACTTCAAGTTTTGCAAAATCTGTCATTCTGGAATAACTTTTTTTATGTTCCTTTTTTGAATAGTTGTAAATAAAGAAATAGAGTTTTTTTTTCCAAGAATGATCAGCTGATTCAAATGCAAAGCATATGAGATATTGATGTAAAGACTTGCTAATATTAATAACTAGTTATTTTTTGTCCAAGAATTACCATTTCGTTATTTGTCTTCAAGTTTTCTGAATCTGAATTGCTTAATTCGATGTAAAGCAGATGATGTCCAACTAATTTTTTTGGATCGTGCTTTTTTGGTCAAATTGATGTTGGGTCCATGGGAAATTCAGTCTAGCGAAGTTGGTCGAACAAAACTCAGTCATTCAGATCTATTTTGTCATTCTTTATTTAGAAATTTCTTAGGTGTGGATTGATTTTTTccccaattttttcttcaaatgatgAAGGTGGACTGCTTTTCCCCCTCCAATTTTATGTTGTGGAAAAAAAAGTGCTAGCATTGGTAGCATGTGCTTAACTAAGGCAATAGGTGGATCGTTTATATGATAATCTACATCAACGCAGCAATAAATCTTATGGGTTTTGTGTGGGCCCCAAAGTTGCAACAAAACCTCCATTACGACAGGAGACTAATCTAGTTGTACTTGCTTGTCTGCCCTTTATCTATGGGGTGATGGTGCAATTGGCTAGCGCATGGCTAGGTGAGTGATCTAGAAGTCGAGAATTTGAGTCTCTCTTACCCCGATAGATTAGAGGGCATGCCTTTAATGCAAAGGTAAGGTTGCTACATTCTCACTTGGGTGTGAAAGTTTCAAAAAATTGGAAAGTCTTTCCGCACGTGAGGTAAGGCCACGTATATTTGACTCTAGTTTCTTTAGTGGCAAGAACCTCGTCTGCTAGGATGCTTTTGCTCAGCACCCCTAGCTTCCCCTAAAGGAGAAAAAGGTAAGAAAGTAACCTATGAAAAATCTAATCTAGACCATGAAAATCAATTCAGATCCTAGCCTGATTGGTATTTGGACATGATCTAGTGAAAGATGAAGCCTAAGTTCTTGACTTGTAGGTGATATTAGTTAGGGCAGCATTGAACTCAGATCTGATGCCCTTGGCTTTGTTTTGCTCCAAGGTGGAGGAAAAAAAGTTTCTTGTAGGTAAGATCTTTAAATTCGAGATATTGACCATCTTGGTTAGTTGTTGATACTAGGGATGCAATCAAGTTGACCGAGTTGAGTAGCTAGAGGCTTGAGctcgactcatttcaaaatacTTGGGCTCGAAACTTGACTCAAGGTCGATTAACCTTTAATATCCAAGCTCAAACTTGACTCCATAAAAAAAGTGATATTCGAGATCGACTCGATTCAAATGTCAACCAAGTTATACTCGAGCTTGCATTCGAACTTTtgtcataattaaaaaaatatagttaAAAACAAAATATAGcatgatattatattttaaaatattaaattaataatatatactataaataaaatataatattattatacgcACATGCGTGTGACTATGCTTGGGAGCCTGAGCCAAGCTTTTTGCTACTTGAGCTTGACTTGAGTTCGGCAATAGTCGAGTCGAGATTGGACTCGAGTTACACTGGAGTAGCTCACAAGCTGCTTGACTCATTTGCACCTCTAGTTGATATCAAGATCGATCTCGATTTTATCTTGATTGAGATCCATGAGATGGAAGGCTGGGAATTTTTGGAAAGATCTGAGACACTTTGAGCTGATATTTAAGAATATTGGCTAATAAAGTAAAATTGAAATTTACAGCCTCTTGaaggatttgatttttaatattcaataatCACAAAACCTATCTAAGATTGCAAGTATTAAAAGTCTTAGCTGTTATACTAATGTTGTATTGACTGATATCTTGAGATAAATTGGTATATATGAGCTGAAATAATAAGGATGAATTTCCATATTCATTGTCTCTTAGTGCTTGCTTCTAGTGCATACTGATGGGTACAAGAAAACCAGGTTAGTGTGGACCTTTTCACCTCTCCAAGGCTTGACTATTAAGAGAAAATTCAAAGATAAAGGAAGGAGAAAATATAGGTCCTAATTTTAGCAAGAGGCATGAAATTTTCTCTCCTATTAAGTGACATTTGAGAAAACATATGGACAAGGCAAGTGATTGAGACTGTTTTTTTAATTATTGCAACAAAACAACAAATTCTCAAATATCTCTTCTTTGATTTTTACACtgttttccttttattttgttgGAAACAGAATGGAGCTTTTATGCTTTCCTCCACATTATTCCTAAAAGTCAGTGattgtatttaatattttataagatGATATCAATAGAAGAAATGAATGCCGATTTCGATGGTTAATTGCTGCAAGTGTTGATAATAATCTAAAGCATTTTAATGAGTGTATCTATCCTGTTTTCTGAATTGCATTTTTGTTCTTTATTAGTTGGGTGGTTTGGTTGCTTGGTTTGGTTGCTCTAAATTTTTACAGGGGTGGAAGGTAGATCCATCATGGATGCTGATTTTTATGGTCAATTGCTATCAATATTGATATTAATCTAAAGGATTTCAATGAATGTATGTATCCTGCTCTCTGATTTCCatttttgttctttatttaatTGGGCAGTCAGTTGCTTTAAAATTTCACAAGGGTAGAAGGTAGATCTATCTTGTACTTTTCTAGATTTCAACAACTTTATTCTGCTGTTCCACAATTCTGATGTCTTCATGTGCTCAATATGTACTTCTCTGAAAGCATTATAATTTTGGTCCTGATCTGTGTGCCCATGTTCATTATAGCAAGCGATGGCTGGTAGAGGTCGTGCACCTCGCAATATTAATGATGGGCGGAGAGGTTATCCTGCAATGCCGGAAGGGCCATTTGTTCGTGGCCCTGTCCCTCGTCCACCCCATCCTGCTCTGTATGAGGAACTTGAGATGCAGCGGAATGAAATCCGGAGGCTTTTGGCAAACCATCATGGTTTGGCTGAAGAACGTGCTGCTATGCAGCAGGAACTAATGGCTGCAAAGGAAGAGATTCATCGCATGAATATGGTCATGGCGGATATCCGTGCTGATAAAGAGGTCCATTGCAGAGAGCTGATTGAGAAAGGCTTGAAGCTAGAGGCTGATCTTAGAGCGACTGAGCCTTTAAGAAATGAATTAGTGCAGCTTCGAGCAGAAATTCAAAAACTGAATGTCTTGAGACAGGACCTTGTTGGTCAGGTCCAGACTCTCCAGCAAGAATTGACAAGGGCAAAAAGTGATAACAAACAGATCCCTGTTTTGAAGAGTGAGATTGATGGTCTGAGCCAGGAACTTATGCGAGCTAGGTTGTGCTCTATCCTTTTGTACTCTTATGgtatattatttttctattggTTCTTGAGTCACATGTATCTGCCATATACATTGATTTGTGTAGAAGCACATGTATACTTCAATATAAAAATTTGGTTATTTTCAGGAGTGCTTTCGAGTATGAGAAAAAGGGAAATCTTGATCTAATGGAACAAAGGCAAATAATGGAGAAAAATTTGGTGTCCATGGCACGTGAAATTGAAAAGCTGCGTGCTGACTTGGCAAGCATTGATGGGAGGCCATGGGGTGCAGGTAGTTTGCTTTCATTTAATGCTTGTGCCTAAATGGAATGCAAAAGGTTTTTGTTTTATCACTCCAGTGCCGGTCATTCTGATTTTCATGCTTATCGTAGTTTAATAACattcttctttcattttattgttctttttttttttttgtaaattaggAATAAGCTGGCTTGGCATGTTCATTTTCATATCATTATTTTTGATAATGCGGTTATTTTTTTAGAATGTTGCTGGCTTGTTATATTTATAACAACATTGTGGTTAGCTACTGTTTAAATGATGTTACTTTGATCATTTGAAGCTATTCTATGCATTTTTTAGAGTCAGTAGCAAGAGAGTGCATTATGATATTTTTTGTGATCGGTGACTACATGCATTTCCTGCCTCATTGCTCGTAATTTTTTACCTTTTAAAGCTAGGCTATTCACACTGCTTGAAATTTCAGTTGCGAAAACTGGAGAATGATGGCctcttttttatgtatttttcctgatttctTGCACACATGTAGTTGCTTTTTTTGTGTTCCTGCTTTCTGTCTTAGTTCTCTTCTAGTAATATGTGTGAATCTGTTATCAATTTTTTCTACAAGGACTAACACATGGTTAATCAAAGTTTgcttttgttctttttctttttttttttttcaaaattcattcTCTTTACTGGTTATGTAAGGTGGAGCCTATGGGATGAATGTTGGTAGTCCTGATGGACCTTTCCCTTCGTCGTTTGGGGATAACTACAACCGTCATTCGGTATGATTTCCCAAAGATGTCTAGACCTGGAAGTTCCTTCCTAGCTTATGATATTAATATAGGTTCCAGCATACATGATTATACTGATTGTATTTTGTTAACTTTTTTTGTTCTGAATATTGATAATCAGGAAGTTGCTGGCAAGGCCCCTATGTATGGTGGGGGTTCTGGTCCGCGTGGAGCATTTGACAAGTCTCGCCCTGGACGTCGTTGAGACTGAGAGTTGAATTGTCCTCCAAAATACTCATGGGTGCCCTTTAGTTTACTCATGGTGGTTATATATAAGGTTTAGAATTTCTTAGCCTCTTCAGTTAGTGCTTGGTCCACCAGTGTTCTCTTGAGAAGCTTCTTATGGTCATTACAAGTTAAACATATTTTCATTTGCAATCTGATCTTTATATTTTGTATTTCATAGTACTTATGAAACTAAATTGCTACATTGGCATATTCTGGTTTTATTTCTGATCCAAAATTTTCATGTCTTCTTGTTAGTGCGAGTTGTTAAAGTAGTAGTTTGCAACTTTATTCATCCTCCTGGGTTATATGTGTGTAAAAGTAGATACTTATCTTTAACACCTAAGTAGTTCATTTTGATATTAGGCTTCTACAATTTGCTAGCATCTTCAGGTTATATTAGCTTATTTAGCAGTAAGTGTGGCATCAAAAGTCTGTGATGCTACTTTCATAGCGATCTATGTTATTAACTCTTCCAGCAATAAT contains these protein-coding regions:
- the LOC105033341 gene encoding protein FLX-like 3 isoform X1 gives rise to the protein MNQAMAGRGRAPRNINDGRRGYPAMPEGPFVRGPVPRPPHPALYEELEMQRNEIRRLLANHHGLAEERAAMQQELMAAKEEIHRMNMVMADIRADKEVHCRELIEKGLKLEADLRATEPLRNELVQLRAEIQKLNVLRQDLVGQVQTLQQELTRAKSDNKQIPVLKSEIDGLSQELMRARSAFEYEKKGNLDLMEQRQIMEKNLVSMAREIEKLRADLASIDGRPWGAGGAYGMNVGSPDGPFPSSFGDNYNRHSEVAGKAPMYGGGSGPRGAFDKSRPGRR
- the LOC105033341 gene encoding protein FLX-like 3 isoform X2, translating into MAGRGRAPRNINDGRRGYPAMPEGPFVRGPVPRPPHPALYEELEMQRNEIRRLLANHHGLAEERAAMQQELMAAKEEIHRMNMVMADIRADKEVHCRELIEKGLKLEADLRATEPLRNELVQLRAEIQKLNVLRQDLVGQVQTLQQELTRAKSDNKQIPVLKSEIDGLSQELMRARSAFEYEKKGNLDLMEQRQIMEKNLVSMAREIEKLRADLASIDGRPWGAGGAYGMNVGSPDGPFPSSFGDNYNRHSEVAGKAPMYGGGSGPRGAFDKSRPGRR